The Enterococcus sp. 7F3_DIV0205 genome has a window encoding:
- a CDS encoding peptidase domain-containing ABC transporter, which translates to MTKKVPFTEQSEHSECGLACTTMVLNYYDDNVTLSHLRDVYGVPKGGNTLTNLKQILLDRGIETKAIRVLDLEILEEQATPTICFWEERHYIVLEKLTGKEATILDPASGRKKIKRAEFEASFSNIALILTDVDVTITQRKNKKNATWLILKGILTDQKAKVALFIALTLLIQMVTIAIPRLTQMIIDNANVAVSNIFQIGSTIAILFIAYYLLQVARGLVLIVLENLFDLTLMKAFMKKIIHLPLRFFVNRSTGDLIFRANLSVIIQQIMSQRMLTISVDFLFVFIYLILMVNLSLKLTLIAIFGAFMMGAISVVNSKRVQSITNKELIAQSKVQRILVELFEGMETVKSSGSENQFYAKWRNEFKNQIMLRAEKNRFSTWVRTIQTSIQFILPIVLIYVGLFQVTKGQVTLGELISFNALSGAFIAPIVTVFDSYTEFLLLRSYFGKLNEILEAKDNPRLAIDGETITTVDSVNVEDVSFKYSYFEEEILHSVSFQIEHGDKVAIVGKSGSGKSTLLKLLAGLYDTTSGQIRFNDIDLKQIDDVSLKKCISIVNQKPTIFNASLYDNIVLNQAEATDERVEQAIFDSRVDEIIMNLPLGLETQISEGGMNLSGGQMQRISIARALVKETSLLLMDEPTSSLDNISENFIMNRLKTYDFTCIIVAHRLNTIKHFDRILVMDQGRIVEEGTHQELLALEGYYHSIYFDPTNAV; encoded by the coding sequence TTGACGAAAAAAGTGCCATTTACTGAACAAAGTGAACATAGTGAATGTGGGCTAGCTTGTACGACGATGGTTTTAAACTATTATGACGATAATGTGACGCTGAGCCACCTTCGTGATGTGTACGGTGTTCCTAAAGGTGGAAACACACTAACAAATTTAAAACAAATTTTATTGGATCGAGGAATTGAAACAAAGGCGATTCGAGTCCTAGATTTAGAAATTTTAGAGGAACAAGCTACACCTACGATCTGTTTTTGGGAAGAACGCCACTATATTGTATTAGAGAAACTAACAGGGAAAGAAGCAACAATTTTGGATCCTGCAAGTGGACGGAAAAAAATTAAAAGGGCAGAATTTGAAGCAAGCTTCTCTAATATTGCTTTGATTTTAACAGACGTTGACGTTACGATCACACAGCGAAAGAATAAAAAAAATGCTACTTGGCTGATCTTAAAAGGAATATTAACGGATCAAAAAGCAAAAGTTGCCTTGTTTATCGCCCTGACTCTGTTGATTCAAATGGTGACGATTGCAATTCCTAGACTGACGCAAATGATCATAGATAATGCAAATGTTGCTGTTTCTAATATATTCCAAATCGGTTCAACGATCGCCATTCTTTTTATCGCTTATTATCTGCTGCAAGTTGCAAGAGGCTTAGTGTTGATCGTGTTGGAAAATTTATTTGATTTAACCTTGATGAAAGCCTTTATGAAAAAAATCATTCATTTACCGTTGCGTTTCTTCGTTAATCGTTCAACGGGGGATTTGATTTTTCGTGCGAACCTTAGTGTGATCATCCAGCAAATCATGAGTCAACGGATGTTGACGATCTCGGTAGATTTTTTATTTGTGTTCATCTATTTAATTTTAATGGTTAATTTATCACTAAAATTAACTCTAATTGCTATTTTCGGAGCATTTATGATGGGGGCTATTTCAGTTGTTAACTCGAAGCGAGTGCAAAGTATTACGAATAAAGAACTGATTGCTCAATCTAAAGTTCAGCGCATCTTGGTAGAATTATTTGAAGGAATGGAAACTGTTAAATCGTCTGGATCAGAAAATCAATTCTATGCAAAATGGCGTAATGAATTCAAAAATCAAATTATGTTACGGGCTGAGAAAAATCGCTTTTCAACGTGGGTTAGAACAATTCAAACATCCATTCAATTTATTTTGCCGATCGTTCTGATTTATGTAGGGCTGTTTCAAGTAACAAAAGGACAAGTGACATTGGGAGAACTTATCAGTTTTAATGCATTGTCCGGAGCCTTTATTGCGCCAATCGTCACCGTCTTTGATTCTTATACAGAGTTCTTACTTTTACGATCGTACTTTGGTAAGCTAAATGAGATTTTAGAAGCAAAAGATAATCCTCGTTTGGCAATTGACGGAGAAACAATAACAACGGTTGATTCGGTGAATGTTGAAGATGTTTCATTTAAATATAGCTACTTTGAGGAAGAGATTTTACATTCTGTTTCTTTCCAGATAGAACATGGAGATAAAGTTGCAATTGTAGGGAAAAGTGGTTCAGGGAAAAGCACATTATTGAAGTTATTGGCAGGCTTATACGATACAACTTCAGGGCAAATCAGGTTCAACGATATCGATCTCAAACAAATTGATGACGTCTCGCTAAAAAAATGCATTAGTATTGTTAATCAAAAACCAACAATATTCAACGCTTCTTTATATGACAATATTGTGTTGAATCAAGCTGAGGCCACTGATGAACGAGTTGAGCAAGCAATCTTTGATTCTAGAGTAGATGAAATCATCATGAATTTACCTTTGGGATTAGAAACACAAATTTCAGAAGGTGGAATGAATTTATCGGGAGGCCAGATGCAGCGGATTTCCATTGCTCGAGCATTGGTAAAAGAAACAAGTTTACTTTTAATGGACGAACCGACAAGCTCTTTAGATAATATTTCAGAAAACTTTATCATGAACCGCTTAAAGACGTACGATTTCACCTGCATTATTGTGGCCCATAGATTAAATACAATCAAACATTTTGATCGAATTTTAGTTATGGATCAAGGAAGAATTGTTGAAGAAGGAACACATCAGGAATTATTAGCTCTAGAAGGCTATTACCATTCGATTTATTTTGATCCAACAAACGCCGTATAG
- a CDS encoding chitinase, with translation MKIKQLIPAFLLVSGIAAGSFFTATPAQAADSASEMVSVANKKVLVGYWHNWASKGRDGYKQGTSANISLAEVNKTYNVVPVSFMKSDGISRIPTFAPYNKTDAAFRQDVALLNSQGRAVLLALGGADAHIQLKTGDEQAFADEIIRQVETYGFDGLDIDLEQSAITAGDNQTVIPTALKKVKEHYRAQGKNFIITMAPEFPYLKPGGAYEKYITSLDGYYDYIAPQLYNQGGDGVWVDEINKWIPQSNDALKYEFLYYMSDSMIHGTRTFLKIPNDKLVLGLPANVDGAGSGYVIDPTAVYKALDQLAKDGNPIKGLMTWSANWDVGTNVNGVPYNNEFATRYARILQ, from the coding sequence ATGAAAATCAAACAATTGATTCCTGCTTTTTTACTCGTTTCAGGTATTGCTGCCGGCAGCTTTTTTACAGCCACTCCTGCACAAGCCGCTGACTCAGCCAGCGAAATGGTTAGCGTAGCAAATAAAAAAGTCCTTGTTGGCTATTGGCATAACTGGGCTTCTAAAGGTCGCGATGGCTATAAACAAGGAACTTCTGCAAATATTTCATTAGCAGAAGTGAACAAGACCTACAATGTAGTTCCAGTATCCTTCATGAAAAGTGATGGTATTAGCCGAATTCCGACGTTTGCACCTTATAACAAAACAGATGCCGCCTTTCGTCAAGATGTCGCATTACTTAATAGCCAAGGACGTGCTGTCTTACTTGCTTTAGGTGGTGCTGATGCTCATATTCAATTAAAAACAGGTGATGAACAAGCCTTTGCTGATGAAATTATTCGTCAAGTGGAAACATACGGCTTTGATGGACTGGATATTGATTTAGAGCAATCTGCTATTACAGCAGGTGATAATCAAACTGTTATCCCAACCGCTTTGAAAAAAGTCAAAGAACATTACAGAGCACAAGGTAAAAACTTCATCATCACGATGGCACCTGAATTTCCTTACTTAAAACCAGGCGGCGCTTATGAAAAATACATTACTTCTTTAGATGGTTACTATGACTACATTGCACCACAGTTATATAATCAAGGTGGAGACGGCGTTTGGGTAGATGAAATCAACAAGTGGATCCCACAAAGTAATGATGCGCTGAAATATGAATTTCTTTATTATATGTCGGACTCTATGATTCATGGCACACGGACATTCTTAAAAATTCCAAATGATAAACTTGTGTTAGGACTACCTGCAAATGTTGATGGCGCTGGCAGTGGGTATGTAATTGATCCAACAGCTGTTTACAAAGCGCTTGATCAGTTAGCAAAAGATGGCAATCCAATCAAAGGCTTGATGACGTGGTCAGCTAATTGGGATGTCGGCACTAACGTAAATGGGGTACCTTACAATAATGAGTTTGCTACTAGATATGCTCGAATTTTACAATAA
- the lanM gene encoding type 2 lanthipeptide synthetase LanM — protein sequence MSLKNLAKGTSIRQRYEALQEYYKNKQMTVPKGQIENYKKWRKRPTTVTDERFKEILASLKLTEEDFGLAIKELTTDEKESIFMTISKEQWVRTTKLIMSQEDRLSEDVFDDEKANFTYALRLHIDYFEKKLYQIVADFPTLQIQATAMENFIGEVINRFMDIGLRTFVYDLHVEKEKLSFSESLDEKEGFKEYLIARFDTREKLLDFFDQYPVLMRLYAETIDFQLTNFRELLQALAESETELNQIFQVELPLSLSGLKMGAGDSHDQGKSVAILTFSNEIDVVFKPKNLMIGERFDQFVQKINEMENAFDFYLTTKIIKEKYTFEERLIYSECLSKEDVTHYYRQFGQTVALVYLLNGNDFHLENVLAFGKYPVLIDLETIIQNHFPMPDSENAIVKVMQENGESVVMSGLVPIYLFEERAEADVEGATKGIQLSALSGGEQKLPYKVLKLINFDSVNMQFMYQEHITDAAENIPLFNGEKVDFVPYIETIIDGFKEFSAFARNNKQTLAHLAEKTFSDCLVRNVIKTTQSYGDLLDYSTHPTCMVDYIEREKLFENLWMHGYSNSKPVPYEVRDMLQHDVPIFFNPTSTKDLMASQGEIIKNMYQEKALDLEILRLRNYSELEEEQQLDYLKTSFGLYHSTDLQEKTVPLKEQIHQVNFLDGAVAVGETILEAAFLGEESIAWKDIEETSPDNYVVNVMNENFYDGISGMYLYFSELYHITKDQKFQKPYELAEALVLKLEEDYVDSVSAFYGSFAAVYPLLYSYNYNHDSKLIRAAESIAARYMERYDGEVIESYDWNGGTASIIKVFVHLYQLTNKESYFVFAKQLLFDLDLEKITQGGFAHGYSGVIHAANSLLKVEKDPEIMLLIKKCLVKERTTFDPTQNGWLDLRPIPPMVNDLWCYGSTGIGLAYLDLLNSGFEDSRLRKEVQIAAERLINQEKRDDCLCHGNFGDLEFLIEYGKSSWATKQHKDAIEEKVKKAYQKILEENYTFEGLPTIPKYGLFTGLAGIGHQLLRIHNANQAADILTLELPME from the coding sequence ATGAGTCTAAAAAACCTGGCCAAAGGCACATCTATCCGTCAAAGGTATGAAGCGTTACAAGAATATTATAAAAACAAGCAGATGACTGTTCCAAAAGGGCAAATTGAGAATTATAAAAAGTGGCGTAAGCGTCCTACAACAGTGACAGATGAACGATTTAAAGAAATTTTAGCGTCGTTAAAGTTAACTGAAGAGGATTTTGGTTTAGCGATAAAAGAATTAACTACAGATGAAAAAGAGTCTATTTTTATGACTATATCTAAAGAACAATGGGTGCGGACTACAAAATTGATAATGTCGCAAGAGGACCGTTTATCTGAAGATGTTTTTGATGATGAAAAAGCGAATTTTACGTACGCCTTACGTTTGCACATTGATTATTTTGAAAAAAAATTATATCAAATAGTGGCGGATTTTCCAACACTCCAAATTCAAGCAACTGCTATGGAAAATTTCATTGGTGAAGTGATCAATCGTTTTATGGACATAGGGTTACGCACGTTTGTGTATGATTTACATGTAGAAAAAGAGAAGCTGTCCTTTTCAGAGTCGTTAGATGAGAAAGAAGGATTCAAAGAATACTTGATCGCTCGTTTTGATACACGAGAAAAATTGCTTGATTTTTTTGATCAGTATCCAGTATTAATGAGACTTTATGCTGAGACGATCGATTTTCAACTTACTAATTTTAGAGAGTTGTTGCAAGCACTAGCTGAAAGCGAAACAGAGTTGAATCAAATTTTTCAAGTAGAGCTTCCTCTATCATTAAGCGGTTTAAAAATGGGAGCAGGAGATTCTCATGATCAAGGAAAATCGGTAGCGATTTTAACATTCAGTAACGAAATCGATGTTGTTTTTAAACCAAAAAATTTAATGATTGGTGAGCGTTTTGATCAGTTTGTTCAGAAAATCAATGAGATGGAGAATGCATTCGATTTTTATTTGACCACAAAAATAATAAAAGAAAAGTACACATTCGAAGAACGATTGATTTATTCTGAATGTTTGTCGAAAGAGGATGTTACGCACTATTATCGTCAATTCGGACAGACTGTAGCTTTAGTATATTTGTTGAATGGCAATGATTTCCATTTGGAAAATGTTCTGGCTTTCGGAAAATATCCAGTCTTGATCGATCTTGAAACGATCATTCAAAATCATTTTCCAATGCCGGACAGTGAAAATGCAATCGTGAAAGTCATGCAGGAAAATGGTGAATCTGTAGTCATGAGTGGTCTGGTTCCAATCTATTTATTTGAAGAACGAGCAGAAGCTGACGTGGAAGGTGCTACAAAAGGGATTCAGTTAAGTGCTCTTAGTGGTGGAGAACAAAAATTACCTTACAAAGTCTTGAAACTGATTAATTTTGATTCAGTCAATATGCAGTTTATGTATCAAGAACATATCACAGATGCAGCAGAAAATATTCCTTTGTTCAACGGTGAAAAAGTTGATTTCGTTCCTTATATCGAAACGATCATTGACGGATTTAAAGAGTTTTCAGCATTTGCTAGAAATAACAAACAAACACTAGCACACTTGGCAGAAAAGACGTTTTCAGATTGCTTAGTCCGCAACGTGATCAAAACAACACAAAGCTACGGGGACTTATTGGATTATTCAACTCATCCTACTTGTATGGTCGATTATATAGAACGTGAAAAACTATTTGAAAATTTGTGGATGCATGGCTATTCTAATTCCAAACCCGTACCTTATGAAGTGCGCGATATGCTGCAACATGATGTACCGATTTTCTTTAACCCCACAAGTACCAAGGATTTAATGGCAAGTCAAGGTGAAATCATCAAAAATATGTACCAAGAAAAAGCTCTGGATCTCGAAATTTTACGATTAAGAAATTACTCTGAATTAGAAGAAGAGCAACAGCTAGATTATCTAAAAACTTCATTCGGCTTGTATCATTCAACCGATTTGCAGGAAAAAACAGTTCCATTAAAAGAGCAAATTCATCAAGTCAACTTTTTAGATGGGGCTGTTGCAGTGGGGGAAACGATTCTTGAAGCTGCCTTTTTAGGTGAAGAGTCAATTGCCTGGAAAGATATTGAAGAAACGTCACCAGATAATTATGTCGTCAATGTCATGAATGAAAATTTTTACGATGGAATTAGCGGAATGTACTTATATTTTAGTGAGCTCTACCATATTACAAAAGATCAGAAGTTTCAAAAGCCATATGAATTAGCAGAAGCATTAGTCTTGAAACTTGAAGAAGATTATGTGGACAGTGTTTCAGCTTTTTACGGTTCCTTTGCTGCTGTTTATCCATTACTTTATAGCTATAACTATAATCATGATTCTAAATTAATCAGGGCAGCAGAGTCGATTGCTGCACGATATATGGAAAGATATGACGGGGAAGTAATTGAAAGTTATGATTGGAATGGTGGTACAGCATCGATCATAAAAGTATTTGTTCATTTATATCAACTAACAAATAAAGAAAGCTATTTTGTTTTTGCTAAGCAGTTACTTTTCGATTTAGATCTTGAAAAAATTACTCAAGGTGGGTTTGCACATGGCTACTCAGGAGTGATCCATGCTGCTAATAGCCTTTTGAAAGTTGAAAAAGATCCTGAAATTATGCTATTGATCAAAAAATGTTTGGTCAAAGAAAGAACCACTTTTGATCCTACCCAAAATGGTTGGTTGGATTTACGTCCAATTCCCCCAATGGTCAATGATTTGTGGTGTTATGGATCAACAGGAATCGGCTTGGCTTATTTAGATTTATTAAATAGCGGATTTGAAGATTCACGTTTACGAAAAGAAGTTCAAATTGCAGCAGAACGTTTGATCAATCAGGAAAAAAGAGATGACTGTTTATGCCATGGTAATTTTGGCGATTTGGAATTCTTGATCGAATATGGAAAATCAAGCTGGGCGACCAAACAACATAAAGATGCTATTGAAGAGAAAGTAAAAAAAGCTTATCAGAAAATCCTTGAAGAAAACTATACATTTGAAGGACTGCCGACGATTCCTAAATATGGACTGTTTACAGGATTGGCCGGTATTGGACACCAACTGTTACGCATACACAATGCAAATCAAGCAGCAGACATACTAACCTTGGAATTACCAATGGAATAA
- a CDS encoding serine-rich class II lanthipeptide, whose protein sequence is MNKQAEKKVGKSFEELTPEEMNKVQGSFFGWSWSSSSSSSSSSSCYSTRCSYSCCSSRCCGW, encoded by the coding sequence ATGAACAAACAAGCTGAGAAAAAAGTTGGGAAATCTTTTGAAGAATTAACACCGGAAGAAATGAATAAAGTTCAAGGAAGTTTCTTTGGATGGAGCTGGTCATCATCATCTTCTTCATCATCATCAAGTAGCTGTTACTCTACAAGATGTAGCTATAGCTGCTGCTCTTCAAGATGTTGCGGGTGGTAA
- a CDS encoding helix-turn-helix domain-containing protein, with protein sequence MKNYGTLIKKIRQEKGLSQKDIYDGIMTRQTYYLIETNVSMPSFDKFLMILEKLCISVEEFLELLDSEAYPTINHFYHQLSQAVFKKDQKVLDSIIEKSQQLYTTTNNKKFFHLNLITQAMTYATNETSESDALKASKNLMFPIKQYLIGIDKWYLYELKLLNNSLYCFELSEAIALGTLVGKKIDTLSNIEQYQEIKLRIYLNLSSLCLNYQNYEKTLFFSALAKENAQTDYRLFEMIIANLNYEIAQAAIKKQLMDSQISHYLTILESLGYQSTVKEYKRFLKNNTIC encoded by the coding sequence TTGAAAAATTACGGAACATTAATAAAGAAAATTCGACAAGAAAAAGGACTCAGTCAAAAAGATATCTACGATGGGATCATGACTAGACAAACCTATTATTTGATTGAAACAAATGTCAGCATGCCCTCTTTTGACAAATTTTTAATGATACTGGAGAAACTTTGTATTTCCGTTGAAGAATTTCTTGAGTTACTCGATTCTGAGGCATATCCAACAATCAACCATTTCTACCATCAATTAAGCCAAGCCGTTTTCAAAAAAGATCAAAAAGTATTAGATTCTATAATCGAAAAATCTCAGCAACTTTATACAACCACAAACAATAAAAAGTTCTTCCATTTAAACCTGATTACTCAAGCAATGACTTACGCAACGAATGAAACAAGTGAATCTGATGCCCTTAAGGCTTCTAAAAACTTGATGTTTCCGATCAAACAATATTTGATTGGTATTGATAAATGGTATCTCTATGAATTAAAGTTGTTGAATAATTCCTTGTATTGTTTTGAATTATCAGAGGCCATTGCTTTAGGTACCTTGGTTGGAAAAAAGATCGATACCCTTAGTAACATCGAACAATACCAAGAAATTAAATTGAGAATCTATCTAAACCTTTCATCTCTATGCTTAAATTATCAAAATTACGAAAAAACCTTATTTTTTTCTGCCTTGGCAAAAGAAAACGCTCAAACAGATTACCGCCTATTTGAAATGATCATTGCAAACTTGAATTATGAAATTGCCCAAGCAGCTATAAAAAAACAGTTAATGGATTCTCAAATAAGTCATTACCTTACTATTTTAGAAAGTTTAGGCTATCAATCTACAGTAAAAGAATACAAACGATTCCTGAAAAACAACACTATTTGTTGA
- a CDS encoding SpaA isopeptide-forming pilin-related protein: MKQKISYLFYSLVLIVFTISVFGGKQAEAATQSNASWSTTSVMNNQFGGNTSSNDYLSTMQSGLPRSSQITPRFFVPKLCGGVQVIKYDDRTKARLSGAQFTIYDSFNRPVQVIQTNYNGVAETRSLPLGYYSIRETKAPAGYQLESSPMYFNLFLPGQLVCLTKCNIPLPSQKGSLKVVKTNESNQVLSGAVFDVYNANNQFMGRITTNANGIATLGNLPYGTYKLIEVKAPDGYQLDTTPRYVTVSSTGVATITIVNKKLITTGELEIVKKDENGKVLAGASFLVINSANTLVGQVTTNANGIAVVKDLPYGTYTVVEYFAPEGYELDSTPKFVTLSKTDPNGKATISVINKKKITTGALKVIKKDETGNLLAGAEFEVRDENNKVVGKITTDANGVGTLKDLPFGKYELIETKAPQGYELDATPKSVVVSKDDPNGVISVTVENRKEKTTGNLEVVKKDEAGTVLAGAEFDVYNVTDQLVGKITTDANGIGQLNDLPYGTYKLIETKAPEGYELDTTPKFITLSKTDPEGKASIDIVNKKVEVPTAGSLKIVKYVKDSDPEVYLKDAVFEIYDNNNQLLGTYTTDDNGEILLEDLDPGKYYVIEIEAPPGYEQDSTFYEVTVESGKIAEVRHANIKKENLGGLKIKKYANDEDGFETDIVLPNAEFEVIDSAGNSHKGVTDVQGELFFPDLPVGEVTITETKAPDGYELDAPTQTKKIVVEEIAEAVFYNKPKQIPGRALVYLSSNDTKQVLKGLEYSITCTKGAAFETTVVSNTFGQISIYLAPGEYEIEPTVRGYSNETTPTKFKIEANKFTIIRLTI; the protein is encoded by the coding sequence ATGAAACAGAAAATTAGCTATTTATTTTATTCACTCGTTTTAATTGTATTTACTATCAGTGTATTTGGAGGGAAACAGGCTGAAGCGGCCACTCAAAGTAATGCATCATGGTCCACAACTTCAGTGATGAATAATCAGTTTGGAGGAAACACATCATCAAATGACTATTTATCAACAATGCAGAGCGGACTTCCTAGATCTTCACAAATAACACCCAGATTTTTTGTTCCAAAATTATGTGGAGGAGTTCAAGTAATCAAGTATGATGATCGGACAAAAGCAAGATTATCAGGCGCGCAATTTACGATCTATGATAGTTTTAACCGTCCTGTCCAAGTGATTCAGACAAACTATAATGGTGTTGCTGAAACGAGGTCATTACCGCTTGGCTACTATTCAATTCGTGAAACGAAAGCACCAGCGGGCTATCAATTAGAAAGCAGCCCAATGTACTTTAACCTTTTCTTACCAGGGCAGCTTGTTTGTTTAACGAAATGCAATATACCACTGCCAAGTCAAAAAGGTAGTCTTAAAGTTGTAAAAACAAATGAAAGTAATCAAGTTCTATCTGGAGCTGTGTTTGATGTTTATAATGCCAATAACCAATTTATGGGAAGAATTACTACGAATGCCAATGGAATCGCAACTTTAGGGAATCTACCATATGGGACATATAAGCTGATCGAAGTTAAAGCACCAGATGGGTATCAACTTGATACAACACCGAGATATGTCACTGTTTCTTCTACGGGTGTAGCGACTATCACAATAGTGAATAAAAAGCTAATCACAACTGGTGAACTGGAAATAGTCAAAAAAGATGAAAATGGTAAAGTTTTAGCTGGCGCAAGCTTTTTGGTTATAAACAGCGCTAATACCCTTGTTGGGCAAGTTACCACAAATGCGAATGGAATTGCTGTGGTGAAAGATCTGCCATATGGCACATATACAGTAGTCGAATATTTCGCACCAGAAGGCTACGAATTAGATTCAACACCAAAATTTGTCACATTATCTAAAACAGATCCAAATGGCAAAGCAACGATTAGCGTAATAAACAAGAAAAAAATCACAACTGGAGCGCTTAAAGTCATTAAAAAAGATGAGACTGGCAACTTATTAGCCGGCGCTGAGTTTGAAGTTCGTGATGAAAATAATAAGGTTGTTGGGAAAATCACGACGGATGCTAACGGCGTTGGGACATTGAAAGATCTGCCATTTGGTAAGTATGAGCTTATTGAAACAAAAGCGCCACAAGGCTATGAATTAGATGCGACACCAAAATCAGTAGTCGTTTCCAAAGATGATCCAAACGGTGTAATCAGTGTAACTGTAGAGAATAGAAAAGAAAAAACAACTGGAAATCTTGAAGTAGTGAAAAAGGATGAAGCAGGAACTGTTTTAGCTGGAGCTGAATTTGATGTATACAATGTGACGGATCAGCTAGTCGGGAAAATCACAACAGATGCAAATGGTATCGGTCAATTAAATGATTTACCATATGGTACGTATAAATTGATTGAAACAAAAGCGCCAGAAGGCTATGAATTAGATACAACACCAAAATTTATCACACTATCTAAAACAGATCCAGAAGGTAAAGCATCTATTGATATAGTCAATAAAAAAGTAGAAGTACCTACAGCTGGCTCTCTAAAAATCGTCAAATATGTTAAAGATTCTGATCCAGAGGTTTATTTAAAGGACGCCGTATTTGAAATTTATGATAATAACAATCAACTCTTGGGGACATATACTACAGACGATAATGGGGAAATTCTTTTAGAAGATTTAGACCCAGGTAAATACTATGTAATCGAAATTGAAGCCCCACCAGGTTATGAGCAAGATTCAACATTTTATGAAGTTACCGTTGAATCAGGGAAAATAGCTGAAGTTAGACATGCGAATATCAAAAAAGAAAACCTAGGTGGTTTAAAAATCAAGAAATATGCAAATGATGAAGATGGTTTTGAAACAGACATTGTGTTACCAAATGCAGAGTTTGAAGTAATTGACTCGGCAGGAAATAGCCATAAAGGGGTCACAGATGTACAAGGCGAATTGTTTTTTCCAGACTTACCGGTAGGGGAAGTAACAATCACTGAAACCAAAGCCCCAGATGGTTACGAACTTGATGCTCCAACGCAAACGAAAAAAATCGTTGTGGAAGAAATTGCAGAAGCAGTTTTTTATAATAAACCGAAACAAATACCAGGACGTGCTCTAGTCTATCTTTCAAGTAATGATACAAAACAGGTATTAAAAGGGCTGGAATATAGTATTACTTGTACGAAAGGGGCAGCATTTGAAACAACTGTAGTTTCTAATACGTTTGGGCAAATCAGTATTTACTTGGCCCCTGGTGAGTATGAAATTGAACCTACTGTAAGAGGATATTCAAATGAAACTACACCAACAAAATTCAAAATTGAAGCTAACAAATTCACTATTATCAGATTAACCATCTAA
- a CDS encoding recombinase family protein has protein sequence MAVIGYMRVSTHYQKFDSQQQALEEYGVDQIFKEYESGRKSFRNELNKALQILKPGDTFVIFKLDRLARGTKQLLGLLEEFDRRNIHFVSIENNIDTSTPMGRFFFTIMGAFAEMEAELIRERVLAGLSAAKKKGVILGRPPLVNEVNEALELYHNTDISTEEISKRCGISTSTIYHHLRKEGIYRTKKTADISKNNKYLVSSGGKK, from the coding sequence ATGGCAGTTATTGGCTATATGCGTGTCAGTACGCACTATCAAAAATTTGATTCTCAACAACAAGCATTGGAGGAGTATGGTGTCGACCAAATATTCAAAGAATATGAAAGTGGACGCAAAAGTTTTCGTAATGAATTGAATAAAGCTTTGCAAATTTTGAAGCCTGGTGATACATTTGTTATTTTTAAATTGGATCGATTGGCTAGAGGTACGAAGCAACTGCTTGGATTGTTAGAAGAGTTTGATCGAAGAAATATTCATTTTGTCAGCATTGAAAATAATATTGATACCTCTACACCAATGGGGCGCTTCTTTTTTACGATCATGGGAGCATTTGCTGAAATGGAAGCAGAGTTGATCAGGGAACGTGTTTTGGCAGGATTGAGTGCAGCTAAAAAAAAGGGTGTCATTTTAGGCCGCCCCCCACTTGTCAATGAAGTGAATGAAGCACTTGAACTTTATCACAACACAGATATTTCAACAGAGGAAATTTCAAAACGCTGTGGTATTTCTACATCAACGATTTATCATCATTTAAGAAAAGAAGGGATTTATCGGACGAAAAAAACAGCTGATATATCCAAAAATAATAAATATTTAGTCAGCAGCGGAGGAAAAAAATAA